The Listeria monocytogenes genome window below encodes:
- a CDS encoding flagellar motor switch protein FliG — protein sequence MAETLKETLEETNAELETVEVEETEEKSTSSADSGISRREKAALIIWSLDEQIATEVVDLLPDASKQRLAREMAKMKEMDGGAVEEATREFLGELELLSGGIAKLDREHLQRLFPDMTTEELNQLIYGVEAESRIGETALDILREIDDVDSLFTIISDESPQTIAMIASYMKPEEASKLLALLPEEKMINTVIGIASLEQFDSEVMQNVSNLLRIKLDTMSNSSLNKTDGIKNVANILNNVTRGLERTIFEHLDAEQAELSERIKEKMFMFEDIILLDNMTLQQVLAEIQDNNKIARALKNEKEELKEKILSCVSKNRRDMITEELEVLGPIRLSDVEQAQQDIANVVKNLEKDGKIVIQRGEQDVLI from the coding sequence ATGGCAGAAACACTCAAAGAAACCTTAGAAGAAACAAATGCTGAACTAGAAACGGTTGAAGTAGAAGAAACAGAAGAAAAATCAACTTCTTCAGCAGATTCAGGTATTTCAAGACGTGAAAAAGCCGCACTTATTATTTGGAGCCTTGATGAACAAATCGCAACCGAAGTGGTAGATTTGCTCCCTGATGCATCCAAACAACGCCTTGCACGTGAAATGGCCAAAATGAAAGAAATGGATGGCGGCGCAGTGGAAGAAGCAACTAGAGAATTTTTAGGGGAATTAGAACTTCTTTCTGGAGGAATTGCCAAACTCGACCGCGAACACTTACAACGATTGTTCCCAGACATGACGACGGAAGAACTAAATCAACTCATTTACGGGGTAGAAGCAGAATCACGTATCGGCGAAACCGCGCTAGATATTCTACGCGAAATTGATGATGTCGATTCCTTATTTACAATTATTAGCGATGAATCACCGCAAACTATCGCGATGATAGCCTCTTACATGAAACCAGAAGAAGCATCAAAACTACTTGCTTTACTACCAGAAGAAAAAATGATTAACACTGTCATTGGCATCGCGAGCCTAGAACAATTCGATAGCGAAGTCATGCAAAATGTATCGAACTTACTAAGAATTAAGCTCGACACCATGTCGAATAGCTCACTGAACAAAACAGACGGCATAAAAAATGTTGCAAACATTTTAAACAACGTTACTCGCGGTTTGGAACGTACGATTTTCGAACATTTAGATGCCGAACAAGCCGAACTTTCCGAACGTATCAAAGAGAAAATGTTTATGTTTGAAGATATTATTCTACTGGATAACATGACCTTACAACAAGTTCTGGCCGAGATTCAAGACAACAATAAAATCGCTCGAGCACTCAAAAATGAAAAAGAAGAACTCAAAGAAAAAATCCTATCTTGCGTATCGAAAAACCGTCGCGATATGATTACCGAAGAATTAGAAGTCCTTGGCCCAATCAGACTTTCTGACGTTGAACAAGCCCAACAAGATATCGCCAATGTCGTCAAAAACCTGGAAAAAGATGGCAAAATAGTTATCCAACGGGGGGAACAGGATGTCCTCATCTAA